One Sphingobium sp. Z007 genomic region harbors:
- a CDS encoding nuclear transport factor 2 family protein, which yields MTDDERRAIEQDCARLVALYANLNDAGRWADVAALYAPDGRMARPTAPGEWTEGRDAILAAFLARPARTTRHVCSNVVIDVLSEGEATGESAMLLFTGEGGPKVGSFHDRFVRIETGWRFAERRGSLTF from the coding sequence GTGACGGACGACGAGCGTCGCGCCATCGAGCAGGATTGCGCCCGGCTGGTCGCACTCTACGCCAATCTCAACGATGCGGGCCGATGGGCGGATGTCGCGGCGCTCTATGCGCCCGATGGCCGCATGGCGCGCCCGACCGCGCCCGGTGAATGGACGGAGGGACGCGACGCGATCCTGGCCGCCTTCCTCGCCCGGCCGGCGCGGACCACGCGGCATGTCTGTTCCAATGTCGTGATCGACGTGCTGAGCGAGGGCGAAGCGACGGGGGAAAGCGCGATGCTGCTGTTCACCGGCGAAGGCGGCCCGAAAGTCGGTTCCTTTCACGACCGTTTCGTGCGCATAGAGACAGGCTGGCGCTTTGCCGAAAGGCGGGGCAGCCTGACGTTTTAA
- a CDS encoding IclR family transcriptional regulator, producing the protein MNGTTPSTVKSAMRTIDIIEYVVARPAGVVAQEIAAGLAIPVSSLSYLLATLAERHYLTREGRRYLPGPALERLASPRIAMSLADKVRPLVKSLRLQMNETASFFIRDGWHLEAIVTETAEQSLRYSISVGTRSPLHCLAAGKALLATMSDEELDGYFAQARLESFTPSSITDEAQLRAELAEVRATGIGRTREEYTPGICGLGMAVMVDDVAVGAFALAIPVPRFTADVEGRTIAKLEQAVSLFTAAEMPAV; encoded by the coding sequence ATGAATGGCACCACGCCGTCCACCGTCAAATCGGCGATGCGTACCATCGACATCATCGAATATGTCGTGGCGCGTCCGGCAGGCGTGGTGGCGCAGGAGATCGCCGCCGGCCTGGCTATCCCGGTCAGCAGCCTGTCCTACCTGCTCGCGACGCTGGCGGAACGCCACTATCTGACCCGCGAAGGGCGGCGTTACCTGCCCGGCCCTGCGCTGGAGCGGCTGGCGTCGCCGAGGATCGCCATGTCGCTGGCCGACAAGGTCCGGCCGCTGGTCAAGTCGCTGCGGTTGCAGATGAACGAGACCGCGTCCTTCTTCATCCGCGACGGCTGGCATCTGGAAGCGATCGTCACCGAGACGGCCGAACAATCGCTGCGCTATTCTATCAGCGTCGGCACGCGCAGTCCGCTCCATTGCCTGGCGGCGGGCAAGGCGCTGCTGGCCACCATGAGCGACGAGGAACTCGACGGCTATTTCGCGCAGGCGCGGCTGGAGAGCTTCACCCCCAGCAGCATCACTGACGAGGCGCAGTTGCGCGCCGAACTGGCGGAGGTCCGCGCCACCGGCATCGGCCGCACGCGCGAGGAATATACGCCGGGCATTTGCGGCCTGGGCATGGCGGTGATGGTGGACGATGTGGCGGTCGGCGCGTTTGCGCTGGCGATTCCCGTGCCGCGTTTCACCGCCGACGTGGAAGGGCGGACCATCGCCAAGCTGGAGCAGGCGGTCAGCCTTTTCACCGCCGCGGAGATGCCGGCGGTCTAA
- a CDS encoding glycine cleavage T C-terminal barrel domain-containing protein — MTDKTLQQLLDEKGDIVTFLRNQQVGPNAYPGVPGEYSNWRDEQRSWAESSVLFNQSFHMVDLLVTGPGAFDMLSYLAPNSFKGFVPNRAKQFAPVTPEGYVIGDVILFYLEEEKFELVGRAPSIEWVEYWASTGKWDVKVERDERTIARPLDQQGYRRNYRFQLQGPNAMPVLEKAMGQTPPDLKFFHMAPINIAGVEVRALRHGMAGQPGYELFGPWKDYDTVRNALIEAGKDYGLTLCGGRTYSSNTLESGWIPSPLPATYTGEGSKGFREWASENSYEGKCSLGGSFVSDNIEDYYLNPWELGYGIMVKFDHEFVGREALEKIKDQPHRQKVTLALDNEDIVRVMSSMLQTGDKAKFLEFPSAVYCMHPYDAVLKDGKTVGLSTWIGYTINAGRFLALAMVDAEYAAPGTEVTLLWGEPDGGTSKPTVERHVQTEIKAIVSSVPYSEAARDNYADGWRTKAA; from the coding sequence ATGACTGACAAGACCCTGCAGCAACTGCTCGATGAAAAGGGCGACATCGTCACATTCCTGCGTAACCAGCAGGTCGGCCCCAATGCCTATCCGGGCGTGCCGGGCGAATATAGCAACTGGCGCGACGAACAGCGCAGCTGGGCGGAAAGCTCGGTCCTGTTCAACCAGAGCTTCCACATGGTCGATCTGCTCGTCACCGGCCCCGGCGCGTTCGACATGCTGTCCTACCTCGCCCCCAACAGCTTCAAGGGCTTCGTGCCCAACCGCGCCAAGCAGTTCGCCCCCGTCACGCCCGAAGGCTATGTGATCGGCGACGTCATCCTCTTCTATCTGGAAGAAGAAAAGTTCGAACTAGTCGGCCGCGCCCCCTCGATCGAATGGGTCGAATATTGGGCCTCGACCGGCAAGTGGGACGTGAAGGTGGAACGCGACGAGCGGACCATCGCCCGCCCGCTCGACCAGCAGGGCTATCGCCGCAACTATCGCTTCCAGCTGCAGGGCCCCAACGCCATGCCGGTGCTGGAAAAGGCGATGGGCCAGACTCCGCCGGACCTTAAATTCTTCCACATGGCGCCGATCAATATCGCCGGCGTCGAAGTGCGCGCGCTGCGTCACGGCATGGCGGGCCAGCCCGGCTACGAACTGTTTGGTCCCTGGAAGGATTATGACACCGTCCGCAATGCGCTGATCGAAGCGGGCAAGGATTATGGCCTGACCCTCTGCGGCGGCCGCACCTATTCGTCCAACACACTGGAATCCGGCTGGATCCCCTCGCCGCTGCCCGCCACCTATACCGGCGAGGGCTCGAAGGGCTTCCGCGAGTGGGCCAGCGAAAACAGCTATGAAGGCAAATGCTCGCTCGGCGGCAGCTTCGTCTCCGACAATATCGAAGACTATTATCTCAACCCCTGGGAACTGGGCTATGGCATCATGGTCAAGTTCGACCATGAGTTCGTCGGCCGCGAAGCGCTGGAAAAGATCAAGGACCAGCCGCATCGGCAAAAGGTCACGCTGGCCCTCGACAATGAAGACATTGTCCGCGTCATGAGCTCGATGCTCCAGACCGGCGACAAGGCGAAGTTCCTCGAATTCCCCAGCGCCGTCTATTGCATGCACCCCTATGATGCGGTGCTCAAGGACGGCAAGACCGTCGGCCTGTCCACCTGGATCGGCTACACCATCAACGCCGGCCGCTTCCTGGCGCTGGCGATGGTCGACGCGGAATATGCCGCGCCGGGCACCGAAGTCACCCTGCTGTGGGGCGAACCCGATGGCGGCACGTCGAAGCCCACCGTCGAGCGCCATGTCCAGACCGAAATCAAGGCGATCGTCTCCTCGGTCCCCTATTCGGAAGCCGCGCGCGACAATTATGCCGACGGCTGGCGCACCAAGGCTGCGTAA
- a CDS encoding alpha/beta fold hydrolase, translated as MDAKSSDRDVGAPLLILPGLLCDSRMFGETLAAFPDSAVVDGFYVGCDRIEAMADYVLACMPDRCALLGHSMGARVALEVLRKAPDRVERLALVDTGVHPVKPGERESRYQLRDIGRAQGIGALVGEWLPPMMGFAALRNEALMDALYAMAVDAGLPTFEAQIEALLGRPSVDTLLPTIACPTVVMVGRQDQWSPVAQHESIAAAIPNAQLRIVEGAGHMMPAEAPQAFNQLLREWLNTRPAPDFRALPDQVEGEV; from the coding sequence ATGGATGCGAAATCATCAGATCGCGATGTCGGCGCGCCCCTCCTGATCCTGCCGGGATTGCTGTGCGATTCCCGCATGTTTGGCGAAACGCTGGCGGCCTTCCCTGATAGCGCCGTGGTCGATGGTTTTTACGTCGGTTGTGATCGAATCGAGGCGATGGCCGATTATGTCCTTGCCTGCATGCCCGATCGCTGCGCCCTGCTGGGCCATTCCATGGGCGCGCGGGTCGCGTTGGAAGTGCTGCGCAAGGCGCCCGATCGCGTCGAACGCCTCGCTCTGGTCGACACCGGCGTCCATCCGGTCAAGCCCGGCGAGCGCGAGAGTCGCTACCAGTTGCGCGACATTGGCCGCGCCCAGGGCATCGGCGCACTGGTGGGCGAATGGCTCCCGCCGATGATGGGCTTTGCGGCCCTGCGCAACGAAGCCCTGATGGACGCGCTCTACGCCATGGCGGTCGATGCCGGCCTGCCCACGTTCGAAGCGCAGATCGAAGCGCTGCTGGGCCGCCCGTCAGTCGATACGCTGTTGCCCACCATCGCCTGCCCGACGGTCGTCATGGTCGGCCGGCAGGACCAATGGTCCCCGGTCGCGCAACATGAATCCATCGCCGCCGCCATCCCCAATGCGCAACTGCGCATCGTGGAAGGCGCCGGCCATATGATGCCTGCGGAAGCGCCACAGGCCTTCAACCAACTCTTGCGCGAATGGCTCAACACACGCCCCGCGCCAGATTTTCGTGCACTTCCAGATCAAGTCGAAGGAGAGGTTTGA